From a single Nostoc edaphicum CCNP1411 genomic region:
- a CDS encoding IctB family putative bicarbonate transporter, whose product MNLVWQRFTLSSLPLKEYLATSYVHRSLVGLLSSWRQTSILLQWGDAIAAALLSLIYALAPFASSTLVGLLLVACAGFWLLLTLSDEVISTNVSSVTPIHLLVLLYWGVAAIATGLSPVKKAALNDLGTLTLYLLLFTLCARVLRSPRLRSWIIILYLHVSLIVSVYGLQQWFFGATALATWVDPESPLSKTTRVYSYLGNPNLLAGYLLPAVIFSLVAIFAWQSWFKKSLALTMLIVNTACLILTFSRGGWIGLVVAILAVMPLLVYWKSVEMPPFWRTWSLPIVLGGLIGVLVLAVIFIPAFNQRVFSIFADRKDSSNNFRLNVWDAVFEMIRDRPIFGIGPGHNSFNKVYPLYQRPRYTALSAYSIFFEVAVETGFVGLGCFLWLIIVTFNTAFLQIQRLRQLRSVEGFWLIGAIATLLGMLAHGTVDTVWYRPEVNTLWWLIVALIASYWTPLAQNQTNSSHSEPTVN is encoded by the coding sequence ATGAATTTAGTCTGGCAACGATTTACTTTATCATCTTTACCGCTCAAAGAATATCTTGCTACCAGTTACGTACACCGCTCTCTGGTGGGACTGTTGAGTTCTTGGCGGCAAACCAGCATCTTGCTCCAGTGGGGAGATGCGATCGCAGCGGCTTTACTCAGCTTAATATATGCCCTTGCACCTTTTGCTTCGAGTACGTTGGTGGGTTTGTTGCTGGTAGCTTGTGCAGGATTTTGGCTGCTGTTGACTTTATCTGATGAAGTAATATCAACAAATGTCTCGTCAGTTACTCCCATTCACCTGCTGGTATTGCTCTACTGGGGAGTTGCCGCAATTGCAACAGGATTATCCCCTGTAAAAAAGGCGGCACTTAACGACTTAGGAACCTTGACCTTGTATTTGCTACTATTTACCCTTTGTGCCAGGGTATTAAGGTCGCCTCGCCTCCGGTCTTGGATTATCATCCTTTATCTGCATGTATCGTTAATTGTTAGTGTATATGGGTTGCAGCAATGGTTTTTTGGAGCCACAGCACTAGCAACTTGGGTTGACCCAGAATCTCCTCTATCTAAGACTACAAGGGTCTACAGTTATTTAGGCAATCCCAACTTATTGGCTGGATACCTCTTACCAGCAGTAATTTTTAGCTTAGTGGCAATTTTTGCATGGCAAAGCTGGTTCAAAAAATCTCTCGCATTAACAATGTTAATTGTTAATACTGCCTGCCTGATCCTCACTTTTAGTCGTGGTGGTTGGATTGGACTAGTAGTAGCAATTTTAGCTGTGATGCCATTACTAGTTTATTGGAAAAGCGTAGAAATGCCTCCTTTTTGGCGTACTTGGTCGCTGCCGATTGTCTTAGGAGGTTTGATCGGGGTATTAGTGCTAGCAGTGATATTTATACCCGCATTCAACCAGCGAGTCTTCAGTATTTTTGCTGACCGCAAAGATAGCAGTAATAATTTTCGCCTAAATGTGTGGGATGCTGTCTTTGAGATGATTCGCGATCGCCCGATTTTCGGCATTGGCCCCGGCCACAACTCTTTTAATAAAGTTTATCCTCTCTACCAACGCCCTCGTTACACTGCTCTGAGTGCCTATTCGATTTTCTTTGAGGTGGCTGTAGAAACTGGCTTTGTTGGTTTAGGCTGCTTTCTCTGGCTAATAATTGTCACATTTAATACGGCATTTCTACAAATCCAACGACTGCGACAATTGAGAAGTGTAGAGGGATTTTGGTTAATTGGAGCGATCGCTACTTTGTTGGGTATGCTAGCTCACGGCACTGTAGATACTGTCTGGTATCGTCCTGAAGTCAATACCCTCTGGTGGCTCATCGTTGCCTTAATTGCTAGCTACTGGACACCTTTAGCTCAAAACCAGACAAATTCATCTCACTCAGAACCAACGGTAAACTAA
- a CDS encoding WGxxGxxG family protein — MKSNFIKAVGAGVLTLSMGILPLTLSAQAQTTNDPGVNNAPTTTTSDRNDFDWGWLGLIGLFGLAGLAGKKRDNEPTAYRDPNAPSATSYRD; from the coding sequence ATGAAAAGTAATTTCATTAAAGCTGTTGGCGCTGGCGTTCTCACCTTGAGTATGGGAATTCTACCCTTAACTCTATCTGCACAAGCTCAGACAACTAATGATCCCGGAGTCAATAATGCTCCAACAACGACAACTTCTGATCGCAACGATTTTGATTGGGGTTGGCTAGGATTAATTGGTCTATTCGGTCTAGCTGGTTTAGCTGGCAAAAAGCGCGATAACGAACCGACCGCCTATCGTGACCCTAATGCGCCAAGTGCCACTAGCTATAGAGACTAA
- the smpB gene encoding SsrA-binding protein SmpB: MSDKNDGYKVISDNRQARYLYEILETYEAGIELTGTEVKSIRAGKVNLQDGYALLRNGEAWLINIHISPYNASGQYFNHEPRRTRKLLLHRQELRKLIGKVEQQGLTLIPLKMYLKRGWVKVSIALGKGKKLHDKREDLKRRQDQRDIQRAMKSY, translated from the coding sequence ATGAGCGACAAGAACGACGGTTACAAAGTTATTAGCGACAACCGCCAAGCCCGTTATTTGTATGAAATTCTAGAAACTTACGAAGCTGGAATTGAGTTGACAGGAACCGAGGTGAAGTCGATTCGTGCGGGTAAAGTCAATCTCCAAGATGGCTATGCTTTGCTTCGCAATGGCGAAGCATGGTTGATCAATATTCATATCTCGCCTTACAACGCTAGCGGACAGTATTTCAATCATGAGCCACGGCGTACACGCAAGCTACTGTTGCATCGTCAAGAACTCCGTAAGCTAATTGGCAAAGTAGAACAGCAGGGTTTAACTTTAATCCCTTTGAAAATGTATCTCAAACGAGGCTGGGTAAAAGTGAGTATAGCCCTTGGCAAAGGTAAAAAGCTCCACGATAAGCGAGAAGACTTGAAACGACGCCAAGACCAGCGTGACATTCAACGGGCAATGAAAAGCTATTAA